The region AGATCGTCACGCACGAGACGCACACCCTCCACGCGCCCCTGATCGTCCTCGCCACCGGCGCGCACGCCCCCACGCAGGCCGAACACCACCTGGGCGTCCACACCCGCCACGCCCGCGCATACCGGCAGACCCCGCACCTCGCCACGCCCAGCACCGAGGACGCGCCCGTCCTGCACGCCTGCGGCCTCACCCTGCGGCCCCAGCACGGCGCGTACACCCTGATCCCCACCATCCACCACCGCGACCCGCACGGGTACACCCCCCAGGGTGGACACCTGACCGGCGTGCCCACCGGCCTGCGCCGCGAAACCCTCGAAGACCTCGTGGGCCTCATGGACGCCCTCCCCGCCCTCGCCACCAGCGACCTGCACCTCGGCCGCAGCCTCGCCGACATCCCCGGCGCCTGGCTCGCCCTCCTCCACGGCCACCCCGACGCCCCACCCACCCACCAGCGCCTCGACGACCACACCCACCTCCTCCTCGGCGGCCCCCACGCCGACACCCTCGGCCTCTGGACCGCAGACGCACTGGCGCGGCAGATCGCGGGGGGAAGGGGGCAGTAGGGAGTGGGTTGTGGGTTGTGGGGAGTGGGAAGGGAGGCTGCTGCGCAGCGGGACTCAGCTGCTGCGCAGGGAACCCCTCAGTCAGCTGCGCTGACAGCTCCCCTCAAGGGGAGCCCCACCCCACGCTTCTGCCGAAGCCAAAACAGTCGATCAGCGGCCCGCACCATCCACCCTGCCCGCCACCGCCGATTGCCACCGGCCGTCGTGCGCGCAGCGCGCGGGCCTGCGAGGGGGCGGCAGGATGGCGTCGAGGCCGGACCCGTCACCGCCCACCACGAACACGCCGCAGGAGTAAAAACTCTTGCCCAGTGCAACGCCGCTCCCCCTGCCCCCCTGGGGTAGGGGGCTGGGGGGTGGGGCCGCCCCAGCACCTCCCTTGTCTACCCCTTCCCCGTCACGCCCAGCCCGCCGCCCCTAAGCTGTCCGTTATGAGCGCCGCGCGAATTACGGGTTGGTCAGGGGTGAACGCCTGACGGCCTGCGCGCTGCCAATCGTCCCCCGCCGTCCGGTGGGGGGTTTTCTTTTCAGATTCAGACAGAGGGGTGATCGGGTGTGACGCAGGTTCGGGACTTCAAGCCGGGTGAGCTGGACGCGATGGACGTGTTGCGGTTGGCGCTGACGAGCAAGGTGTACGGGGCGGCGGTGGAGACGCCGGTGAGTGAGACGCCGCGTCTGAGTGCCCGGGTGGGGAACCGGGTGCTGCTGAAGCGGGAGGATCAGCAGCCGATCTTCTCGTTCAAGTTGCGGGGGGCGTACAACAAGATGGCGCAGCTGACGGCGGAGGAGCGCTCTCGGGGGGTGATCTGTGCGTCGGCGGGGAATCACGCGCAGGGGGTGGCGTTCGCGGCGGAGCGGTTGGGGGTGCGGGCGGTGATCGTGATGCCCGCGACGACGCCGGAGATCAAGGTGGGGGCGTGCCGGGCGCGGGGGGCGGAGGTGGTGCTGTTCGGGGACAGCTTCAGTGACGCGGAGGCGCGTGCATTCGAGTTGCAGCGGGAGTTGGGGCTGACGTTCGTGCATCCGTACGATGATCCGCTGGTGCTGGCGGGTCAGGGGACGGTGGCGCTGGAGGTCCTGCGGCAGGTGGAGGTGGACGGGCCGCTGACGGTGTTCGTGCCGGTGGGGGGCGGCGGGTTGATCGCGGGGGTGGCGGGGGTGCTCAAGGCCCTGCGGCCGGACATCCGGGTGGTGGGGGTGGAGCCGGAGGACAGTGACGCGATGTTCCAGTCGGTGCAGGCCGGGGAGCGGGTGCGGCTGGAGTCGGTGGGGATCTTCGTGGATGGCGTGGCGGTGAAGCAGGTGGGGGCGTTCACGTTCGACCTGACGCGCCGGTACGTGGACGACTGGGTGCGGGTGAACACGGACGAGGTGTGCGCGGCGATCAAGGACGTGTTCGACGATACGCGCGCGGTGATGGAACCGGCGGGGGCGCTGGCGGTGGCGGGCCTGAAGCGGCTCGTGCAGGAGCGGGGCGTGCAGGGCGAGACGCTGGTGGCCCTGACCTGCGGCGCGAACGTGAATTTCGACCGGCTGCGGCACGTGGCGGAGCGGGCGGAGATCGGGGAGCGGCGCGAGGCGATCTTCGCGGTGACCATCCCGGAGCGACCCGGCGCGTTCCGGGAGTTCATCGAGGTGGTAGGCGCGCGGGCCATCACGGAGTTCAATTACCGCTTCGCGCCGCGTGCGCAGGCGCAGATCTTCGTGGGGGTGCAGCTGGCGGCGCCGGGGCAGCGGGCGGAGTTGCGGGGCGAGCTGGTGTCGCGTGGGTACGCGGTGCTGGACCTGACGGACGACGAGCTGGCCAAGGTGCACGTGCGGCACATGGTGGGGGGCCGCGCGCCGGAGGCGACGGACGAGCGGGTGTACTCGTTCACGTTCCCGGAGCGGCCGGGGGCGCTGCTGGAGTTCCTGACGCACCTGCATGGG is a window of Deinococcus grandis DNA encoding:
- the ilvA gene encoding threonine ammonia-lyase, biosynthetic, with protein sequence MDVLRLALTSKVYGAAVETPVSETPRLSARVGNRVLLKREDQQPIFSFKLRGAYNKMAQLTAEERSRGVICASAGNHAQGVAFAAERLGVRAVIVMPATTPEIKVGACRARGAEVVLFGDSFSDAEARAFELQRELGLTFVHPYDDPLVLAGQGTVALEVLRQVEVDGPLTVFVPVGGGGLIAGVAGVLKALRPDIRVVGVEPEDSDAMFQSVQAGERVRLESVGIFVDGVAVKQVGAFTFDLTRRYVDDWVRVNTDEVCAAIKDVFDDTRAVMEPAGALAVAGLKRLVQERGVQGETLVALTCGANVNFDRLRHVAERAEIGERREAIFAVTIPERPGAFREFIEVVGARAITEFNYRFAPRAQAQIFVGVQLAAPGQRAELRGELVSRGYAVLDLTDDELAKVHVRHMVGGRAPEATDERVYSFTFPERPGALLEFLTHLHGRWNISLFHYRNHGSAHGRVLAGVQVPPGDAPEFAAFLAGVGYPATEVTANPAYRLFLT